The window AAGTCGCCGGCCGACGGGTCGACGAACAGGCTGGACGACACCCTGTCGCCGCCGTTCAGCCCGCGCGTGCCCTGCAGCAGGTTGCCGGTGACGCTGTAGGAGCCGGGGGTCCAGAACTCCCAGTAATCGGTCCCGGTGGAGGAGGAGATGACGTTGCCGGTGACGCTGTTGTTGGCGAGCAGGCCGATGGCGCCGCCGCTCGGCACCCATTCCAGCCGGATGAAGCGTTCGCGCGGGTTGGACAGGACGGCGAAGTTGTTGGCGACGCTGTTGGCATCGCCGCCATGGATGAAGACGCTGGCCCAGCCGGTGTTCTGGATGAAGTTGTCCTGGACGGTGACGCCGTTGGCCATGTCGTCCAGATAGATGCCGAAGCTCTTGTGGCGGTCGAGCCAGCCCGACCCGTCGGTCGCCAGCCCGCCGACGCCGCGGATGTCGTTGCCGCGGATGATCGTGCGGGTGTCGACGTTGGACCGCCCCAGCATCTCGATGGCGCCGCCGTCGGCGGTCTCGGTCATCGTGTTGTAGATGCGGTTGAATTCCACCACCGTGTCGGTGTTGACGGTGGCGCCGTCCCAGTTCTTGATCGAAATGCCGTAGCGCGTGCTGTTGCGGATGTCGTTGCCGGAGATCAGCGTGCCGCTGGTGCCGTAGAGCTGGATGCCGGCGACGTCCTTCAGCACCTCGCCGATGCCGTCGATGCTGTTGGCGCTGATCCGGTTGCCGTTGCTGCCGTAGGCGAGCTCGATGCCGCCGGCCCCCAGATGCTCCAGCCGGTTGGCCTCGATCACGTTGCCGGACGATCCGGTCAGCGTCATCGCGGTGCCGGCATTGACGAAGCGGTTGCCGGCGATGCTGTTGCCGGACGCATTGGTCAGCGTCAGGGCCGAGCCGTCCCAGCTGGTGTCGGCGAAGGTCAGCCCCTGCAGGGTGACGCCGCTCGCCCCGTTCAGCGACAGGAGCGTGCCCAGCCGCGCCACCACCGCGCCTTGGGACAGCAGGGTGCCGGGGTCCTGCGGCTTCACCACCAGCCGGCCGGTCTCGGCCTGCCAGGCGAACTCGCCGGCATCGCGGATGAAGGCGTCGTCGTTCAGCAGGCGATAGGTGCCGCCGCTGCGCAGGGCGTATTTCACCCCTTGCGTGAAGGTGACGGTCCGGCTGCCGGCATCGGTGGAGGCGACGCCGACGATGGTGTCGGACAGCCGTTCGGTGTCGAAGGTCTGGACCATCGTGCCGGGCTGGACCCCGGCGGCCAGCACCGCCGCCATCGCCCCGTCGCCGGCCCCGACGCGCAGGCTGGTCCTGCTGGCGCCGCCGGAAGCCTCCTCCAGGATCGACCAGCCGGAGCGGGCGTCGCCGGCATTCCAGTCGCCGGTCTGCGCCACCTTCTGCCGCACCCCGCCGATGGAGAGGTCGAGCCCGGTGGCGGAGGTCGCCGCGGCATAGAGCCCGCCGCCGATGGCGGTGAAGCCGCCGACCCGCTCGCCGCCGCTGAAGACCGGCGTCTCGCCCGGATAGGCCATGATGCGGACGCCGTTGTCGGCCCCGGTCAGCGTCACCGTGCGCGCCATGGCATAGGTGCCGCCGCGGACATAGGTGTCGCGGATGCCGGTCGCCCGCATCGCGCCCTGCGCGCGTTCCAGCGTGGCGAAGGGACCGTCGGTCCCGTCGGCATTGGGTGCCGCCAAACGCCCCGACCAGGAATCGTTGCCGTTGGTCGCGACGTAGAAAGCCTGCTGAGTGTCTGTCATTGCCGGATTGCCTTGCCGATACAGGGCAATCTCACGGCGAAAACACTTAATAAGGAGGTACTCTCATCCTTTCGGATATGCACTTTTGCGCAGGGATCCCGTGTTAATTTCGTGACAAATGTTCAGCAGCAGGCAGTTGTCACTTGCAACAGCCTTCCCGTTGTCTTGGCCGAATCCGGCTCGACCCCCATTCAGCGCAACTCCACCCGCCGTTCCTCCCGCAGCACCGTTTCGTCGCCATGGCGGAGCGTCACCGTCACCCGGTAGGGGCCGGGCGTCCAGGGACCGGGGGCGGGCTTCTTCACCTCGGTGCCGAAGAACAGCACGGCCAGCGGGCGCGGCACCGCCCCTTCGCTGCGGAGCAGGCGGCGGCCGTCGGGGCCGGCCACCTCCAGCGTCACCCGGTCGCCCTGCCGTCCGCCCATCAGCTCCGCCCAGACGCCCAGCGTCGGCGTGCCGGCCGGCAGGGGCCTGCCGTCATTGCCCCCGCCATAGCCGCCGTCCCGCGCGACCTCGGCCTTCGGCGCCTCGGGCGCCAGACCGGCGCCGAGCAGGGCGCTCGGCCGGTAGGCCAGCGTCCGGCGCGCATCGTCGCTCCACAGCGTGTCCGATGGAACCGGCACGGCGCCCCGATCGGCGGCACAGGCGGGCGCCTCCCCGGTTCCCGCCTCCTTGCCAGTATAGGGGTCGAGCGTGCGGCCGTGATGGCGGATGCCGAAATCGACATGGGGGAATTCGGTGTTGCCGGACAGACCGATCTGAGCCAGCGGCGTGCCCGCCTCCACCCGGTCGCCCGGCCTGACCGCGATGCTGCCGCGCTTCAGGTGGCTGTACTGGGTTTCCCAGCCGTTGCCATGGTCGACCACCACCGCGTTGCCGGCCTCCCGCCCGGCGGGGGAGCCGCCGCTCTGCCGGATGCTGACATCCTCCATGCCGTCGCGCACGCGGGCGACCGTGCCGGAAGCCGCCGCCACCACCGCCACCCCGCGCCGCATCGCCTCCAGGTCGGGCAGGCGGAAATCGGTTCCCTTATGCCCGTCATAGGTCAGCCGCCCGCAGGCGAAGTCCCGCATCCCCGGCCCCGGATCGGTGTCGACATAGTTCTGGACGAAGCAGTCCGCCCCGACCCGGCAGCGCACCGGGAGTTCCAGCGCCGGCGCCCCGGGGAGAAGGGCGGGAGGAGGGGCGGCAGGGGATTGGGCGGCTCCGGCGGACGACAGGAACAGCAGGGCGGCGAACCCCCAGCTATAATGGACCGGCACCCTCATCCACACCCCTCGCACGGCACTGCTCCATCTTGCCCGGCCATCCCTCTACAGATGGGATGCGGGACGGAGAGGGCCAGACCCATCCTTATGCGACGGCGCATAAGGGTAGCGCACCCACAATCCGTCCCGCATCTTCATCGACGGCAGACAGCGGGGATCGACAGCATGGCGCACAGTACCCATACCGGCAGCGGCAGGACGGTCGTCGTCATCGACAGCGGCTGGTCGCCGACCTGTGCGCCGGCGGCACCGACATCCGGCTGACCGATCTGGCTGGCCATTGGAGGGGAGGGGGGAGGGGGCTCGTGCCGGATCGGCTGGCGGCTTTTCCTGGACCGGACGGCGCGCTTGGGAGTAGGCATGCGGGGAACGCCGGGCCGACGGGACCGGTGCCGTTTCCCTCCTTGCCGGACGCGCCCGCCTTGTCGCAGATCCCCCAGCTGCTGCGCCTTCTGCTTCTGCTGCTGACGCCCATGTGGCTGTCGCTGGCGGTGGAAGGGCTGGGCCTGCACGAGTCGCTGATGTCCGGCCTGCGCCGCACGCCGCCGGTCGACAGCACCCTGGCACCGCCGACCGGCTGGCGGGAACGGGGCTATCTGGCCGCCAATCCCGACGTGGCCGCCGCCGTCCGCACCGGGCAGATTTCCAGCGGCTATGCCCATTACGTCCAGCATGGCCGCGCTGAAGGCCGCCCCGGCGGCTTCGCGGAACCGGGCAGGGAAGACGCGGCCAAGGCCGTCCCTCATGCGAAGCCGGCCGCCCAACCTGCCGTCCTGCCGCCAAAGCAGCCCGCCGCGCCCCCGTCTCCGGCAATTCCAATTCCGGCAGCGCCGGTCCCGGCGGTAAAGCCCGATCCCCGGGACGACGCGGCACCCGCCCGGACGGAACCCGCGGTGGAGGTCCTGCGGCCCGCGGTCAAGCCGGTCCCCGACTCTTCAGCCCAGCCCGTCAGGTTCCAGCCCGCGGCGCCGTCCGGCCCCCAGCGTCCGGAATCCCAGCGTCATGTGGAGCGGATCCGGACCGCCAACGGCGGGGACGGGCTGCGCGTCGTGCTCGACCTCGACCAGGACCCGCGTTACGAGACGCCGGTGCGGCGCCCCGACGGCCGGCTGGAGGTGAGGCTGCCCGGCACGCTGTGGCAGGCCGCCCCGTCCGGCCGCCTGCCGGCGACGGCGCTCGGCTATCGGGCCGAGCGGGATGGCAGCGGCACCCGCCTGCTGTTCAGCGACGACGACGGCACGGGCGAGGATGGCCCCGTGCGCCTGCTCGCCGTCTCCACCCTGCCTCCGGACAAGGACCGCGGCCACCGGCTGGTGATCGACGTGGCCCTGCCGTCCATGGCGAAGGCGGACCGCGCCAGGACTCCCGGCGGCCGCTGACGCATCGGGCCAACGGAAAACGGCACCGGGACCGCTGGCATAACGCAGAGCGTTCAAGACCAAACCTTTCCAAATGGTCTCTCGACCCTGTCCGCCGGACGGCAGGCCCGCCGGCACCGCGACAAGTTTCCAAACCAAGAACACATCATCAATTGTCATGATTTCATGACATTAAAAACACATAAGCATCCTTATGGAAAAACAGCCTCGCTTCCGTTCAGCCGCGATCCCCGGCCGGCCCGATCGCCGCCTGACCGCGGGACAGGTCGGTGACCATGCGGGTGAAATCCTCCGCAAGGTCGCGGGGCAGCGTGACGCGAAGCTGGACGCCGTCGGCGGTGAAGCCCGTGGTCTCGACCTGGGTGCCGGGAAAGGGGCCGAGGCTGGAGCGGATCCGCGCCTCGTCGGCGAAGGCACAGGCGACGGACAGGGCGGCGTAGTCGACGATCGGTTCGCGTTCCGCCGCCTTCAGGCAGCTCGCCGCCGTGCCGCCATAGGCGCGCACCAGCCCGCCCGCGCCCAGCAGGATGCCGCCGAACCAGCGGCTGACCACCACCGCGACGCGGTCCAGTCCCTGCCCTTCGATCGCCTGCAGGATCGGCCGCCCCGCCGTCCCGCCGGGCTCGCCGTCGTCGCTGAAGCGGTAGATGTCGCCGATCCGGAACGCCCAGCAATTGTGGCCGGCATCCGGGCTGCTGCCGGCGGCGATGACGCGGCGGGCCTCCTCCTCGCTGCCGGCCGGGGCGGCGTGGGCCAGGAAGCGGCTCTTCTTGATCTCCTGCTCGAACCGTTCGGTCCTGGTGAGGGTGAACATCATGAGGATGGCCGCCGCGCGCCTACAGGACGAAGTCGAAGGCGGAGAAGCTGTAGTTGGCGATGTTGACCTGGATGCGGAAGTCGGCCGCCCCATCGCCGTTCACGTCGCCCTCGATCAGCGTCACCGCGCCGGACGCCTGGTAGCGCAGCTGGCCGGCCGCGGTGAAGCCGGCGGTCTCGACGAAGGTGAAGCCGTCGTTGTCGGTGGTGCCGGTGATGGCGTCGATCTCCGAAACGTCGATGCGGTCGCCCTCGGCCCCGACGGTGGCGTAGCTCGCCAGCCCCTGCAGGGCCTCCTCCGCCACCACGGCTCCGTTGAAGGCGATGATGACGTCGGGAGCCGCCAGGGTGGATTCGTTCAGGTTGCGGATGGAGAAGACATCCACCCCCACCCCGCCGTCCATCAGGTCGGCGCCATAGCCGCCGACCAGCGTGTCGTTGCCGGCGCCGCCCAGCAGAACGTCCTCATAGACGGTGGCGGTGTCGTCGGCGTTGACCGCGATCTCGCGGTTGCGGTCGGAATAGATGTCGCCGAACAGAATGTCGTCGTCGCCACCGCCGCGCAGCACGTCGCCGCCCAGCCCGCCATAGAGCGTGTCGTTGCCGACGCCGCCGTCCAGCCAGTCGTTGCCGGCCCCGGCATCGAGCCAGTCGCTGCCGTCCTCGCCCAGCAGGGTGTCGTTGCCGGTGACGTCGATGATGTCGCCGCGCAGCAGATCGTCCCCCGCCCCGCCGAACAGCAGGTCGTTGCCCGCCCCGCCCTCCAGCTGGTCGGCACCGTCGCCCCCCAGCAGGAGGTCGTTGCCGGCATTGCCGAACAGCGTGTCGGTGCCGAGAAGTCCGGTGATGGTGTCGTTGCCCGTCCCGCCGCCGATGGCGTCGCGCTGCACCCCGCCCACCAGATAGTCGTCGCCCGAGGATGCCGATGACGAAGCGGTCAGCCCGGTCAGCGACGGCTGGGAGAAGCCGACCAGCAACCCCACCGGATAGACCCCGTCGGTGGCCTGCAGCATCTCGATGCCGGTCAGCGTGTCGGTGCCGTCGGGGCCGCTGACCACGAGGTTGCCGTTGGCATCGATGGCCAGCGAATAGGAGGCGAGCGCGCCGGTCAGCACGAAGCTGTCGATGCCGCCCAGCCCGTCCACCGCGTCCGATATCGGATTGCCCAACGCATCGAAAGCGGCGCTGCCGCTCAGCGTGTCGTTACCGGCCGTGCCGGTCACCGCGACCGCTGCCGCCGCGGCTCCCAAGGCCGCTCCCAAGGCAGCGCCCATTGGGGCCGCCTGCGGCGGCAGATCCGCCACCGGGGCGGCGGCGGAAGCGGCGGAAG is drawn from Azospirillum lipoferum 4B and contains these coding sequences:
- a CDS encoding right-handed parallel beta-helix repeat-containing protein, which gives rise to MTDTQQAFYVATNGNDSWSGRLAAPNADGTDGPFATLERAQGAMRATGIRDTYVRGGTYAMARTVTLTGADNGVRIMAYPGETPVFSGGERVGGFTAIGGGLYAAATSATGLDLSIGGVRQKVAQTGDWNAGDARSGWSILEEASGGASRTSLRVGAGDGAMAAVLAAGVQPGTMVQTFDTERLSDTIVGVASTDAGSRTVTFTQGVKYALRSGGTYRLLNDDAFIRDAGEFAWQAETGRLVVKPQDPGTLLSQGAVVARLGTLLSLNGASGVTLQGLTFADTSWDGSALTLTNASGNSIAGNRFVNAGTAMTLTGSSGNVIEANRLEHLGAGGIELAYGSNGNRISANSIDGIGEVLKDVAGIQLYGTSGTLISGNDIRNSTRYGISIKNWDGATVNTDTVVEFNRIYNTMTETADGGAIEMLGRSNVDTRTIIRGNDIRGVGGLATDGSGWLDRHKSFGIYLDDMANGVTVQDNFIQNTGWASVFIHGGDANSVANNFAVLSNPRERFIRLEWVPSGGAIGLLANNSVTGNVISSSTGTDYWEFWTPGSYSVTGNLLQGTRGLNGGDRVSSSLFVDPSAGDFRLGSDAAAGLGIHDLDWARMGSAPLTVPGIPAPGAGGGSGSGSTAATGTGVPSGPAFSPLAYIASYADLSAAFGTDAAAGAAHYIANGRNEGRTVGFDPLAYIASYGDLANAFGPNGDAGAAHYIVNGRSEGRTVSFDPLAYIASYGDLADAFGTDRRSAGIHYIANGRREGRTISFNPLAYLAANSDVAAAFGTDATQAELHYLTYGRKEGRMTGFDASSYLAANADVAAATGGDLTAAMRHYIVFGRLEGRALSPASAPRAAGLLPESAMLAASGMG
- a CDS encoding M23 family metallopeptidase; protein product: MRVPVHYSWGFAALLFLSSAGAAQSPAAPPPALLPGAPALELPVRCRVGADCFVQNYVDTDPGPGMRDFACGRLTYDGHKGTDFRLPDLEAMRRGVAVVAAASGTVARVRDGMEDVSIRQSGGSPAGREAGNAVVVDHGNGWETQYSHLKRGSIAVRPGDRVEAGTPLAQIGLSGNTEFPHVDFGIRHHGRTLDPYTGKEAGTGEAPACAADRGAVPVPSDTLWSDDARRTLAYRPSALLGAGLAPEAPKAEVARDGGYGGGNDGRPLPAGTPTLGVWAELMGGRQGDRVTLEVAGPDGRRLLRSEGAVPRPLAVLFFGTEVKKPAPGPWTPGPYRVTVTLRHGDETVLREERRVELR
- a CDS encoding IMPACT family protein translates to MFTLTRTERFEQEIKKSRFLAHAAPAGSEEEARRVIAAGSSPDAGHNCWAFRIGDIYRFSDDGEPGGTAGRPILQAIEGQGLDRVAVVVSRWFGGILLGAGGLVRAYGGTAASCLKAAEREPIVDYAALSVACAFADEARIRSSLGPFPGTQVETTGFTADGVQLRVTLPRDLAEDFTRMVTDLSRGQAAIGPAGDRG
- a CDS encoding calcium-binding protein codes for the protein MARLVAGQGFALDLDEARLANGFVADAFTTVPAVSSIASGAGSLTVTRTVAGRAHATQLDYAASGSGSTAAVRFTGLSDRDAGGLLRYRIEGFDVALNGGTLDRLGTRIFQQIDGFAGADANDSVYLGVAGGRSFDGGGGVDRAIYTADPRRYARQDGIYRAETPVVVALDGSGRRYAVVSSRNADTLTDVELVTIDGRTAAPAALAFDARSYLAANRDLAVAFGDNVVAAAAHYSWHGRNEGRSLGGFDALGYLGANPDVLRAVGVDAGAAVQHYLAYGAREGRTAGFDPYGYLASNPDVLAAYGADPAGALTHYAQYGLREGRTASGFDALGYLASYSDLIAAFGADSRAATRHYLSNGRQEGRAVTFDAAAYLAANPDVAAATAGNALAAAAHYIAYGLREGRALRPAAASAASAAAPVADLPPQAAPMGAALGAALGAAAAAVAVTGTAGNDTLSGSAAFDALGNPISDAVDGLGGIDSFVLTGALASYSLAIDANGNLVVSGPDGTDTLTGIEMLQATDGVYPVGLLVGFSQPSLTGLTASSSASSGDDYLVGGVQRDAIGGGTGNDTITGLLGTDTLFGNAGNDLLLGGDGADQLEGGAGNDLLFGGAGDDLLRGDIIDVTGNDTLLGEDGSDWLDAGAGNDWLDGGVGNDTLYGGLGGDVLRGGGDDDILFGDIYSDRNREIAVNADDTATVYEDVLLGGAGNDTLVGGYGADLMDGGVGVDVFSIRNLNESTLAAPDVIIAFNGAVVAEEALQGLASYATVGAEGDRIDVSEIDAITGTTDNDGFTFVETAGFTAAGQLRYQASGAVTLIEGDVNGDGAADFRIQVNIANYSFSAFDFVL